In one Sander lucioperca isolate FBNREF2018 chromosome 7, SLUC_FBN_1.2, whole genome shotgun sequence genomic region, the following are encoded:
- the LOC116060313 gene encoding uncharacterized protein LOC116060313 isoform X1 has product MAYGATIVFFDLQTTGLDTPWCHITQLSAICKDNIFNVYTRPSRLIHPEAIRRTGFTVNNGRLYLRRRRVRTKPIIYALTFFIDYLSKFPGPVLLAAHNAKKFDAPVLSRLLQKFSLWQRFQQVVSGFVDTFMLSRKLYPCHLNPGMKHSLKSLVYEFLGESFDAYNALKNAMMLQKLFNFWRPSSFYVEEVTFFTEDFFLKSYKKNQYPI; this is encoded by the exons ATGGCTTATGGTGCAACCATTGTTTTCTTTGACCTGCAGACCACTGGATTAG ACACTCCATGGTGTCACATCACCCAGTTGTCGGCCATCTGTAAAGACAACATATTTAACGTCTACACCCGTCCCAGCCGGCTCATCCATCCAGAAGCCATTCGCAGGACGGGCTTCACCGTCAATAATGGCCGCCTGTATCTGCGCAGAAGACGTGTTAGGACCAAACCTATTATTTATGCTCTCACCTTCTTCATCGACTATCTTAGCAAATTCCCCGGCCCCGTGCTGCTGGCTGCCCACAATGCAAAGAAGTTTGATGCACCCGTGCTCAGCAGATTGCTGCAAAAGTTCTCCCTCTGGCAGAGGTTCCAGCAGGTGGTGTCTGGGTTTGTGGATACCTTTATGCTAAGCAGGAAGCTCTATCCTTGTCATCTAAATCCGGGCATGAAGCATTCTCTGAAGTCTCTGGTCTACGAGTTCCTGGGAGAATCCTTCGATGCCTATAATGCATTGAAGAATGCCATGATGCTGCAGAAGCTGTTCAACTTTTGGCGTCCCTCCAGCTTTTATGTTGAGGAAGTTACCTTCTTcactgaagatttttttttaaaaagctacaaaaaaaacCAATATCCCATTTAA
- the LOC116060313 gene encoding uncharacterized protein LOC116060313 isoform X2, translated as MANYETIVFFDLETTGLDTELCHITQLSAVCEDDEFNVYTLPRRSITEGASQLTGFTVKKGQLYLHESHVRTVSLFSALKSFIKFLSYFRGPVLLAAHNAMEFDALVLTRLMRKRFFLWNRFQQVVSGFVDTFILSKNVYPRHLYPGIKYSQKSLVNDFLRKSYDAHDALEDAKMLEELFNFWDPNNWDVADVTFPIEEF; from the exons ATGGCTAATTACGAAACCATCGTTTTCTTTGACCTGGAGACCACTGGATTAG ACACTGAATTGTGTCACATCACCCAGCTGTCGGCCGTCTGTGAAGATGACGAATTTAACGTCtacaccctcccccgccggtcCATCACTGAGGGCGCCAGTCAACTGACGGGCTTCACCGTCAAGAAAGGCCAGTTGTATCTCCATGAAAGCCATGTTAGGACGGTCTCTCTTTTTAGTGCTCTCAAGTCTTTCATCAAATTCCTGAGCTACTTCCGCGGCCCTGTGCTGCTGGCGGCCCACAATGCAATGGAGTTTGATGCACTCGTGCTTACCAGATTGATGCGAAAAAGGTTCTTCCTCTGGAACAGGTTCCAGCAGGTGGTGTCTGGGTTTGTGGATACCTTTATACTAAGCAAGAACGTCTATCCTCGTCATCTATATCCGGGCATCAAGTATTCTCAGAAGTCTCTGGTCAATGACTTCCTGAGAAAATCTTACGATGCCCATGATGCATTGGAGGACGCCAAGATGCTGGAGGAACTTTTCAACTTTTGGGATCCCAACAACTGGGACGTTGCGGACGTTACCTTCCCCATCGAAGAATTTTAA